TGGAATGGTCTAATGAATTATGGTAAATATGGTGAAGATTCTCCTTTAAGAGACATCATGCAAATTGATGAATTAAAAGCGATAAATCCAGAAGAATTAGTTGCTCTGATAAAAGATATGAAGAATTACAAACAACGTATTTTCTATTATGGTAAAGATGTTGATGCAGCAGTAGCTTCATTAAATACAAATCATAAAGTATATGGAGATTTAAAAGAATATCCTGTTGCAAAAGAATATAAAGAATCTGAAACAGGAGGAAATGTATTCTTTACAAATTATGATATGGTACAAACTGAATTGATGTTTTTAGCAAAAGGAGAACCTTTTAAACCAGAAAATATGGCAGCTTCAACATTGTTCAATACGTATTTTGGAAGTGGTTTATCATCAATTGTATTTCAAGAAATTAGAGAATCTAAATCTTTAGCATATTCAGCATTTGCTGCTTATAGAGGAGCTTCTAAAAAAGATTCACCTAATTATGTGATGGCTTATGTTGGTACACAAGCTAACAAATTAGAGCAAGCTGTAGATGCAATGATGGAATTAATGAATAATATGCCAGAAGCTGAAAAACAATTTAATGCAGCAAAAGAAGCAACTTTAAAGAAATTAGCAGCTCAAAGAATTACAAAATCTAATATCTTTTGGTCTTATGAAAGATTACAAAAATTAGGAATTGATAATGATAATAGAGAAGCAATGTACAATACCATTAAAGGAATGACAATGGAAGATTTAAAGGCATTTTTCAATAAAAACATTAAAGGAGAATCTTATAATGTAATGGTAATTGGTAATAAGAAAGATTTAAATGTTGAGTCATTACAAAAACTAGGAAAAATAAAAGAATTAGACATCGATTATTTATTCAATTATGTAGACAAAAAAGAAGTAAAACTATAAGTTTTAGTTTTTTAGATATTAAAAACTCGTAAGACAAATTTGTTTTACGAGTTTTTTTATTTTAGTATATTTGCACCTCGAAAAACAACCAAAAAACATGAAATTATTAGAAAATAAATCAGCAATTATAACAGGAGCTACAAGAGGTATAGGTCGTGGAATTGCTATTGAATTTGCTAAGCAAGGAGCAAATGTGGCTTTTACATATAGTTCATCTGTTGATGCTGCTAATGCTTTAGAAGAAGAATTAAAAACTTTTGGAGTATCAGCTAAAGGATATCAATCTAATGCAGCAAATTTTGATGCTGCTCAAGAATTAGCAAAAGAAGTTTTAAAAGAATTTGGTGCTATTGATATTTTAGTAAATAATGCAGGTATAACAAAAGACAATTTGTTAATGCGTATTTCTGAAGATGATTTTGATAAAGTAATAGAAGTAAACTTAAAGTCTGTATTTAATTTAACCAAAGCAGTGATTCGTCCGATGATGAAACAACGAAAAGGTTCTATTATTAATATGAGTTCTGTAGTTGGTTTAAAAGGTAATGCTGGTCAATCTAACTATGCTGCATCAAAAGCTGGTATTGTTGGGTTTTCTAAATCAGTTGCTTTAGAATTAGGTTCTAGAAATATTAGAAGTAACGTAGTTGCTCCTGGTTTTATAGAAACTGAAATGACTGCAAAATTAGATGAAGCGACTGTACAAAGTTGGAGAGATGGAATTCCTTTAAAAAGAGGAGGGCAGCCAATTGATATTGCAAATGCATGTGTCTTTTTAGCTTCAGACATGTCTGCTTACATTACAGGTCAAACTTTATCTGTAGATGGAGGAATGTTAACATAGTAATATGCTAAATATATTTATAAAAAAAAGAACCTACATTTTGTAGGTTCTTTTTTGTTTGATATTATTAGTAAGACATTTTTACTATTTCTTCAACTTTTTCTGGAGTTATAGATTTATGTTCACCTAAACCTGTCCAACCTCTTTCTTTAAAACGATTTGCAATTGTTTCTGCTGTTCCTTCATATTCTGAAGTATAATCAGATAATTTAGTGTCAATTCCTAAACCTTTATAAAAGCTTTCAGTTTTTTCAATTCCAATTCTAGCTTTCTCTTCTAAAGTTCCTTCAGTTACATTCCAGATTCTTTCTGCATATTGAGCTAATTTATCTTTCTTAGTTTCAAAATTATACTCATAATGACTTGGTGCAATAATAGCTAACGTTCTTGCATGATCAATTCCATAAAGTGCAGTTAATTCATGTCCGATTGCATGAACTGCCCAATCTGTAGGTACACCTTGCATTAATAATCCATTTAAGGCCATTGTACAAGACCACATATAATTAGAAATAGCTTCATAATCTGTTGGATCTTTTAAAACCTTAGGAGCAACTTCTAATAAAGTTTGTAATACACTTTCTGCAAAACGATCTTGTAACAATGCTCCAACTGAATAAGTCATATATTGTTCTAACACATGTGTAAATGCATCTGCAATTCCGTTTGCTAATTGTCTTTGTGGAATAGAAGAAATAACTCTAGGATCTAAAATTGAAAATTGAGGAAACAATCCTGGACCACCCATTCCTAATTTCTCTTTCGTTTCTCTTCTAGTAATTACTGCTCCAGAATTCATTTCAGAACCTGTTGCAGGTAAAGTTAATACCGTTCCAAAAGGCATACCTACTTCTGTTCTAATACTGTTTTTAAGAATATCCCAAGGTGTATCACCTGTATAAAGAGCAGCAGCAGATAAAAATTTTGTTCCATCAATTACAGAACCACCACCAACAGCTAACAAATAATTAATGTCGTTGTCTTTAATTACTTGTAAAGCTTCTAATAGAACTTCATATTCAGGATTTGCAGGAATTCCGCCAAACTCTGTAATAGAATACTCTTTTAAAGCGTCTTTAACTTGATTATAAACTCCATTCTTTTTGATACTTCCCCCACCATAAAGTAGAAGTACATTTGCATCTTTAGGAATTTCATCTGCTACATTAGCAATAGTTTCTTTTCCAAAAATGATTTTTACCGGGTTTTTAAATTGAAAATTATTCATTTTTATTTTT
The window above is part of the Polaribacter sp. SA4-12 genome. Proteins encoded here:
- a CDS encoding iron-containing alcohol dehydrogenase is translated as MNNFQFKNPVKIIFGKETIANVADEIPKDANVLLLYGGGSIKKNGVYNQVKDALKEYSITEFGGIPANPEYEVLLEALQVIKDNDINYLLAVGGGSVIDGTKFLSAAALYTGDTPWDILKNSIRTEVGMPFGTVLTLPATGSEMNSGAVITRRETKEKLGMGGPGLFPQFSILDPRVISSIPQRQLANGIADAFTHVLEQYMTYSVGALLQDRFAESVLQTLLEVAPKVLKDPTDYEAISNYMWSCTMALNGLLMQGVPTDWAVHAIGHELTALYGIDHARTLAIIAPSHYEYNFETKKDKLAQYAERIWNVTEGTLEEKARIGIEKTESFYKGLGIDTKLSDYTSEYEGTAETIANRFKERGWTGLGEHKSITPEKVEEIVKMSY
- the fabG gene encoding 3-oxoacyl-[acyl-carrier-protein] reductase; this translates as MKLLENKSAIITGATRGIGRGIAIEFAKQGANVAFTYSSSVDAANALEEELKTFGVSAKGYQSNAANFDAAQELAKEVLKEFGAIDILVNNAGITKDNLLMRISEDDFDKVIEVNLKSVFNLTKAVIRPMMKQRKGSIINMSSVVGLKGNAGQSNYAASKAGIVGFSKSVALELGSRNIRSNVVAPGFIETEMTAKLDEATVQSWRDGIPLKRGGQPIDIANACVFLASDMSAYITGQTLSVDGGMLT